Below is a genomic region from Palaemon carinicauda isolate YSFRI2023 chromosome 31, ASM3689809v2, whole genome shotgun sequence.
atatatatatatatatgtatatatataaatatatgtatatatatatatatatatatatatatatatatatatatatatatatatatatatatatatatatatatatatacgtcaatatATAAGttgcatgaataaggacataaataacACATTAGAGTTTTTCTTCTTTTGATTATATAAACTGGGTTATTACACTTGAGCAGCGATGAGAACCTGAGACGGGTTTCTATTATTCTCCCGACGACCCCGTCGGACTGGCCGTTGTATGAAGCAAGGAAAGCGTTTCACCTCTCCTAATGTGCTGAGATGACTGAATTGGGGGAATCTCTTCTGTGGGAAGATTCACGTATACTCTCACGTTAGTCTCACATTTGACTCCTGAAACTCATGAGGCCTTTCGAAAGGTTAATGTTCTCCATGTACAAAACTGGAAGTTCACATAGTATATCGTTGTATCAGTCAAAGGGTATAGGACACTACTCCTCCCACCAGGCTCCTCCATCCTGAGGATATATTCTCTTGCCCCCTCTAGACTATGATAGATGAAGGCCTTCTAGTCCGGGTCAGGTCATTTAATACTGCAGAAAGATACGTAGCTGAAAAATATTacacgaaaataaaaagaaaatatgtccCAATTCACATAAGCATCAACATATAAATGAGAAATGTCCTCTGTAAATGTGTACACCTACTTATTCTGAGCTATTGTACTTACAATGTAGAACACCTAAACAAAATTAGTCACAACGATAGAATATCGGTATTAAATCAACAGACGGCCTCTGGGTTAAGCATACGGGGTCGTGCAGGTGGGGTAGGGGTAGGAatggtttctatttcttcctcttggttttatcAGTCCAGGTTTCATCAGATgatttttgaattcttgtctgTTATCACTAATAAATATTTTTTGAGCAGCCAAGTCTAGTATTGAAAGAGCGCAACGAATTAATCAAAGAATTTGCCATTTTATCTGGAAAAATATTTAGGCCGTTGTTGCGTTTGTGCCTGACCCCAAAATTGGGCCCTTTTTGGCCGTTTGTGGGCCATTTATCTTCATCAGTTTTTCAAAGCAGTGGGTGGGGGTTAACTTTGGGCGTGTCTAGTAGGTAATTATTGCTACCCTAAGATTTGGAAAAAGAGTTTcttatatattctatacattttcTGTCCTTCCATACATCCACTCTTTCTTCTTTAACTCTGTTTTTTATTATTCCTTCCTTCTTTCATCTTAATCGGATATTCCACTGCCAGTCAGATAAATTTCTAGTAATTTCCACGTATATTTTTAGGGCAGAAACATCTATCTAACTGTCTTTGCTTGAACATTTTTTTCGTTTAATTCACATACCCATCCCAAACATATACATTTAAAATTGGTCATGAGAAAATTTTCTTCTTCATGCACTACTTGGATTTTGCAATATTAAATTGGAATGTAAACCTGGAAGCCATTCTGCCCGAGGCTCCAGTTGACTCACGCACCAGACAGCTAAGCAttggagaaagaaagaaatataaaaatgaaaaagaaatataaggaGACAAactctgaaaaaaaagaaagaaaaaaaaaacgctaatatATTGCAGGATAAACGATCCGGTTTTACCCCGTGATTCCCAATCTTACgcaaagaatttctcaacaacagaAAATATGATGTTTTACGCACACGAAGTTGGTATatattttaattctaatagtcaataTAGGATGCATgatgaatatattaaataaatacattGGATAACACATATCTAAACAAGAACCAAACGGCCAATTTGCAATCAAACAAACAAATTCCTTTAAAATGCACATGAAAAATAGAGGTCCTGGCAACTGAGCACACTTGAACGTGCTTCGTATAAATAGAGAGTGTCTGGTGAAGAAGTAAACACTTAACAGAAGAATCAATAAAGGAAGCAACAGAAATCATATTCATCATGAGAACggtaaaattattatgaaatattgtgTATTATTAAAActtcactacatatatatatatatatatatatatatatatatatatatatatatatatatatataggtgtgtttatatatatatatatatatatatatatatatatatatatatatatatatatatatatatatatatatatacacacacacatgtactgcATAAACACATGCCGCATTGATATTTTttcatagctaaaaaaaaaataaacataaaagaaatttCCTCTTCTATCTTCCAATATAGATCAGTGTTGCCCTCTTGGTGTTGGTGGCCTTTTTTGCCCTCCTGGAACTGACTGGAGCCCTTCCAGCACCTGAACCCAGCAGACGACATTTCTTCGGAGGTAGTCCCTATGGATTCGGCGGCTATGGCTACAGACCACATGGCTTTGGCTTTGGCTACGGCGGATACGGGGGCGGATTCGGAGGCTTTGGTGGCGGCTACGGTGGATTTGGAGGATTCTACGGGTGATATTTATTGCTTGAAAATTAAGTCAACTATGgctttcaaaatataatttctgaCGATTCTTTTGTAGACATTCatgaactttttatttttatagatagaaattatactattttttttatcataataaaactttatatttttcaaaCTGGTTCTAATATGCCCTTCTctggttccaatatcttttaagaTAGTGAATCTCAAATTTATGAGGCGGTGTAGTTCAAGAAGTGAACATCTACCCATCAGTTATTCATTGAAAATGTATTATTGGGGATTTTATCAGTTTCCAGTCCTTGTAATTAGCTTAATGATAAATAAGCGAATAATCCGTTTTGTGATTTTCctttatgaagatgatgattaatGTACAGTCC
It encodes:
- the LOC137624934 gene encoding keratin-associated protein 19-8-like, with product MRTISVALLVLVAFFALLELTGALPAPEPSRRHFFGGSPYGFGGYGYRPHGFGFGYGGYGGGFGGFGGGYGGFGGFYG